The Bacteroidales bacterium genome contains the following window.
CGGTGGTAGCTGGTGCTTTGCGCAATCGCGAAATAGTTGTGTCGGGACTTACCGTAGGAATCGTTGGTTACGCCATTGGCAACTATCTGGGCTATTTGGTGGCGGTGCTGTTGCGGAGTCTTTGAAATTCCAAATGTGTGTAATTCTATATCCTCTAAAACAGGAAACCGTTAATTTCGGATCATAATCGAAAATAAACGTAATAATTTCCGATTACATACCAAAATTACCTACTTTTGTCAGTCATTACCTATTATTATGATTGAACGAAAACTTGAGAAGATCATTCTGGATCGTATGTTTCAGAACAAAGCGATCATCGTTTTGGGAGCACGACAAACCGGCAAAACGACTTTGCTCCGGCAAATCACTGGGAAATTAAATCAGCCGGTTTTGTGGCTGGATGCCGATGAGCCTTTTGTGCGTTCGCAACTTACCAATGTAAATATTCCTGATCTGAAACTGCTGATTGGAAACAACAAAATAGTCGTCGTTGATGAAGCGCAACAGGTCAGAAATGTTGGACAAACATTAAAGCTGATAACAGACCACATAAGCGATGTCCAGCTTTTGGTAAGTGGTTCATCTTCCCTGGAGATTACTGCGCAAACCAGCGAGCCCTTAACGGGGCGTAAATTTGAATTTTTTCTTTATCCGCTTTCTTTTCAGGAGATGCTTGAGCATCATGGATGGCTCGAAGAAAAAAAGTTGCTCGATCAGCGACTCGTTTACGGGTCATATCCTGATATTGCTGCTACAAAAGGCAACCCCGGCGAGTTGCTGAGCTTACTTGCCGGCAGCTATCTTTACAAAGACATTTTTAAGTTTAAGGATCTGCGACGGCCGGAATTATTGGAAGCATTGCTGCAGGCGCTGGCTTTACAGATGGGATCGCAGGTTTCGTATAATGAACTCGGCAAGTCGATAGGTGCAGATTCAGAAACCGTGCAACGCTATATTGATTTGCTCGAAAAGACTTTCGTCATCTTTCGGTTGCGATCGTTTAGCCGGAATATTAGAAATGAATTAAAAAAGAGCAGGAAGGTCTATTTTTATGACAATGGCATCCGCAATGCTCTGATCAACAATTACAGCCCGATAGAAATGCGGAGCGATAAAGGTGCTTTGTGGGAAAATTACCTGGTTAACGAACGGTTAAAGTTTCTCACCTACAGCCGTATTTCTGTCAACCGCTATTTCTGGAGAACTCAGCAGCAACAGGAAATCGATTATATCGAAGAGCGCGATGGCTTACTCCATGCTTACGAATTTAAATGGAAGGCAAAACCGGGTTTACGCGTGCCACCAGTCTTTTCTAAAGCTTATCCCGAACATACTTTCAGAACCGTTAGTCCTGGCGATTTCGATTCTTTTTTAACACAAATTTGATGTTAAATTAAACAATCCTTTACCCCTGTGCTGATCATATTGCCCACTGGAACTATGCTGTAAAAATGTTTCTATAGTGCTTTCTCACTCCTCATTTCTCATCTCTCACAATTGCTGCCTACTACTAAAAAAACCACCCGCCAAGCCTTGTGGCCTGACGGGTGGAATCATTATGAAAACATTCTTTCCAGGCTATTTCACCAGCGTAAGTTTTTTGGTGATTACAGTTTCGCCTGCTTTAAATTGTACGAAATACATTCCGTTTTGAAGTGCGGACATATTTACCGAAATCTTGTGTGCTCCTGCTTCTATCACGCCATCATTGAGTTTCATCACCAGCATGCCGATGCTGTTGTAAATTTCGGCGGTGACATGGGTGGTTTGGCTTAGGCCAAAAGCGATGGTA
Protein-coding sequences here:
- a CDS encoding ATP-binding protein, whose amino-acid sequence is MIERKLEKIILDRMFQNKAIIVLGARQTGKTTLLRQITGKLNQPVLWLDADEPFVRSQLTNVNIPDLKLLIGNNKIVVVDEAQQVRNVGQTLKLITDHISDVQLLVSGSSSLEITAQTSEPLTGRKFEFFLYPLSFQEMLEHHGWLEEKKLLDQRLVYGSYPDIAATKGNPGELLSLLAGSYLYKDIFKFKDLRRPELLEALLQALALQMGSQVSYNELGKSIGADSETVQRYIDLLEKTFVIFRLRSFSRNIRNELKKSRKVYFYDNGIRNALINNYSPIEMRSDKGALWENYLVNERLKFLTYSRISVNRYFWRTQQQQEIDYIEERDGLLHAYEFKWKAKPGLRVPPVFSKAYPEHTFRTVSPGDFDSFLTQI